A single genomic interval of Arachis duranensis cultivar V14167 chromosome 7, aradu.V14167.gnm2.J7QH, whole genome shotgun sequence harbors:
- the LOC110273528 gene encoding uncharacterized protein LOC110273528, producing the protein MNLGGGGVGGGGEGGGGGGRGGGGDGGGGGGDTGGLQSSSGGEEISGSGSGGGVEGGGGGKRGKRGGNWSPPLHEVPQGHDPHLMNPVSGGGWEITEEENEKMKHKRSSIIVGETIVLVHGIIGIWIV; encoded by the coding sequence ATGAACCTCGGCGGTGGCGGCGTTGGTGGAGGAGGCGAAGGAGGGGGTGGTGGAGGCCGTGGTGGCGGCGGAGACGGTGGTGGAGGTGGTGGGGACACTGGTGGACTGCAATCATCCTCTGGCGGGGAAGAAATATCAGGAAGTGGTAGTGGCGGTGGCGTAGAAGGCGGAGGAGgaggaaaaagaggaaaaagggGTGGAAATTGGTCTCCGCCGCTGCATGAGGTGCCGCAAGGACATGATCCACACTTGATGAATCCTGTGTCTGGTGGTGGCTGGGAAATCactgaagaagaaaatgaaaaaatgaagcACAAAAGGAGTAGTATTATTGTTGGAGAGACCATTGTGTTAGTACATGGAATAATTGGAATTTGGATCGTTTGA